A section of the Schistosoma haematobium chromosome ZW, whole genome shotgun sequence genome encodes:
- the FITM2 gene encoding fat storage-inducing transmembrane protein 2 (EggNog:ENOG410V68M~COG:I): MKPAAMKKFSTSHSSPLPPSEPGAPKRSVPGPTSPWHFLDLLLFSTLRRPMFINPAVKAGVYLCLAAGVSLVFDFVRAPPTYFSNKQNPFNRYFVKVGWAWTCGCLAAFIIVSSFVYTAGNIKLMRGHILRLVVGSGCWYTVTGLINLIHDWSGHCHPASVTLPNGLRPNQRISCHRAGGVWLGFDISGHCFLLIMSNLWIIEELGCMQHWNKLSEILQLHKSNEPNQSTNTSGIRHVSEQELNIMRSAYRRLTSVIRLIFSFTACLSMLWDIMFLSTVIYFHTMPSKLLGTALGVACWFLFYRVIFRSCPTGYWGGFAPGLPGDGPIKFVLN; the protein is encoded by the coding sequence ATGAAGCCAGCAGCAATGAAAAAGTTCAGCACCAGTCATTCTTCTCCACTACCACCCAGTGAGCCAGGAGCTCCTAAAAGGTCAGTGCCTGGACCAACTTCTCCGTGGCATTTTTTAGATCTCTTGTTGTTTTCGACTCTTCGACGACCGATGTTTATTAATCCGGCCGTTAAAGCTGGAGTATATCTTTGCCTAGCTGCCGGCGTATCTCTTGTCTTCGACTTTGTGAGAGCTCCTCCAACTTACTTTTCTAATAAGCAAAATCCGTTCAACAGGTATTTCGTGAAAGTAGGGTGGGCTTGGACATGTGGTTGCCTTGCAGCCTTTATAATCGTTTCTTCCTTTGTATATACGGCTGGTAATATTAAGCTCATGCGTGGGCATATTTTACGCTTGGTCGTTGGCTCTGGCTGTTGGTATACTGTTACTGGACTTATCAACTTAATTCATGATTGGTCTGGTCACTGTCATCCAGCATCGGTTACCTTGCCTAATGGACTCCGTCCTAATCAACGAATTTCATGTCATCGAGCTGGAGGTGTTTGGCTAGGATTTGATATATCGGGTCACTGCTTCCTGTTAATCATGTCCAACTTATGGATCATAGAAGAACTCGGCTGTATGCAACATTGGAACAAACTCTCTGAAATTCTACAGCTACATAAGAGCAACGAACCGAACCAGTCTACTAATACAAGTGGAATTCGTCATGTTTCTGAACAAGAACTGAACATAATGCGCTCAGCTTATCGAAGATTAACATCTGTGATTCGTCTAATATTTTCGTTTACAGCCTGTTTGTCTATGCTTTGGGATATTATGTTTCTTTCAACAGTAATCTATTTTCATACTATGCCATCAAAGCTTTTGGGTACCGCACTCGGTGTCGCTTGTTGGTTCCTATTTTACCGAGTCATTTTTCGCAGTTGCCCGACTGGATATTGGGGTGGGTTTGCTCCTGGACTACCCGGAGATGGTCCAATTAAATTTGTACTTAATTAG